The following proteins are encoded in a genomic region of Nicotiana sylvestris chromosome 4, ASM39365v2, whole genome shotgun sequence:
- the LOC104242089 gene encoding uncharacterized protein isoform X1 — translation MLHRAARNAYSWWWASHIRTKQSKWLDQNLQDMEEKVEYVLKIIDEDGESFASRAEMYYRRRPELLNLVEDFFRSYRALAERFDHLSKDLQNANRTIATVYPERVQLSMEDEDGEHFLAAIEPPSESNEPPKSLPAAPKLSVPKVPSFAKRNAKPSKLMSKKGLIKFNVDDATTAARPSSGLKKFDALQEIDRLQKEILGLQTEKEFIKSSYENGLARYWEIEEHVTEMQTKVSSLQDEFGIGTMIEDDEARTLMTATALNSCQETLARLQEKQKQSVEDVIAEHQKILEVLGKFETLKGKFVSHLPHPEVLSEVNKSFNPDSELKKLNRQVETSETEKHNPEKVHSKVKELQANSATSSMSDLAEKVDELVDKVIYLESALSSQNAYVNRLRAETNELYSHLTKAEEEKGSLVEDSESMSKRIRQLEEELLRVQNLKHHQPHLTEASCSFDDLSEKLLNKKQDEDVKDTLQSNKVIGVSAVDKAKQFQAHEAVIPGANVLGSSIGTSTKDCLKKEVLQEQEGCLDIDQQNLVESHLSNDARDGQTGVALEANQGVSGVYKAKQFQVHETIIAERNVLSISKGVSTNDGLKKEGLQQPEGCLEDVQQNYAESHSSNDPRDGKWVGTLEANHGVSGVDKAKQFQVHEAVIPGANVVGISKGVSTNDGLKKEGLQEQERCLEIDHQNYAESHSSNDTQDGKRVGTLEANHRASGVDKAKQLQVHEAVILGANVQGISKCASSKEGMKKEVLQEQECCLEIDRQNCTESHSRNDTQEGQTAGTSEANQGISGVDKAKQFQVHEAITPGATVQGISKGVNSKGGLKKEVLQQPAGCLDDHQNHVGSHLSNDPRDGRTCGTLEANQGSGLTDKETTTTPRLVASQGVRVREKLKTDICADQDHSGKAEYTMYADSKVGNAYNSFQSEEAAANQQNYYKGTEYVKSHGYDVMISKQMRAGEEAKKQDNLIPFEGKEEKFPKANHHDQDNFTKNGPLEEAADVGIEKGFDRSQHGHVEQRWTNDIANRSDDFPGSAPVNQKDSKESECITSPGCDAMISKQIRMGEEAKKQDIWHNLIKGKAEKLSISDLQYDHDDLTKTGTAKDAEEVEIEKGFDKSQDVHVTDHGSATRKNVGKVEQTGTKNLADRRDVFPSSIKDKEEKLYKTNHQDHLNDIFQDAPSTDSPDVNMERGFVGSESFHISNDDLATKRHVNKEKQARAKDAADKRDHLNISVEGKEEKLYKTNHQNYTTDCSQNSLLRDSPEVKMEMRFGESDQHVSDDESAIRRDTRMEEQADATAIAEKSDRLHIPPEGKEENIQKSNHPNYQYDLPIRNAADIKMEKEFREREHINISDDFSAIREEKTDDLAVRDDPHAEMEESDKSQSLRSSNDSAISKDVRVEQQASRINIADKSASSTSEEGKISSDQGSYFNDLLQASPSGATQDDISGRGFKEDVHTTNPPRHDSIFFKDTEIQLQKLEYDPSNSENYLDNIQVKGQGSTLRKSTPEKSDQDEGTGASISGSGTSIAMNDKGREKVGDDHDVNVAVGSATESFSKLNESKQSDNSLRKMEFRNNIKSEEQNNDFIQVKTDGDFPQSNWHNQLEKHSAKVQVREIPSTGPDNELEEWESILDNLPSVLKDSKREDLHKDEFPDQAVAGNQEFRTVHNGLYMEQDESGLEDDQPNWRELFLNSLDDREKILLEEYTSVLRNFKGVKKKLNDAEKKRRASHFQYVVQMKVLKNANALKDAQILSLQHRLNLLQSNDAETEFLGKALSHSTDMRPEETAPEETRILDIGEDDGDIKVTDVDETHSFTTVEEKVRMDIDDLLEENIELWLRFSTSFHQLHKFQTSVQDLQAEIKKVKEECNQDTVQPQSLLSGIRPIYRHLREIQTELTLWLDHNAMLKDDLQHRLSSLSNILDVITRLSKSGSKENDTVLNAYQAAKFQGEILNMKQENNKLAGELEVAIECIRKLQDEIRSTLSNLDEELGLKNQQARPRSRIPLRSFLFGVKLKNKRPSIFSCVNPALQKQYSDLTAVPK, via the exons ATGTTACACAGAGCAGCAAGAAATGCATATTCATGGTGGTGGGCTAGTCATATTAGAACAAAGCAGTCAAAATGGCTGGATCAAAACCTCCAAG ATATGGAGGAGAAGGTTGAGTACGTACTCAAAATCATAGACGAGGATGGAGAATCCTTTGCAAGTCGGGCAGAGATGTATTACAGAAGAAGGCCTGAGCTTTTGAACTTGGTAGAAGATTTTTTCCGGAGTTACAGAGCTTTGGCAGAGAGATTTGATCATTTATCCAAAGATCTTCAGAATGCTAATCGAACCATTGCTACTGTTTACCCCGAGAGAGTTCAACTATCGATGGAGGATGAAGATGGAGAACATTTTCTTGCTGCAATAGAACCTCCTAGTGAATCTAATGAGCCTCCCAAAAGCTTACCAGCCGCACCAAAGTTAAGTGTCCCAAAAGTTCCTTCCTTTGCCAAACGAAACGCCAAACCTTCAAAATTAATGTCAAAGAAGGGACTGATCAAATTCAATGTTGACGATGCAACTACTGCTGCTCGTCCAAGTTCAGGTCTGAAAAAGTTCGATGCGCTCCAGGAAATCGATAGGCTTCAGAAGGAGATTTTGGGACTTCAGACTGAGAAAGAGTTCATTAAGAGCTCATATGAAAACGGGTTAGCAAGGTATTGGGAAATTGAAGAGCATGTCACCGAGATGCAAACAAAAGTTAGCAGCTTGCAAGATGAGTTTGGCATTGGCACGATGATTGAGGATGACGAAGCTCGGACATTGATGACTGCCACAGCTCTGAACTCTTGCCAAGAGACCTTGGCTCGGTTGCAGGAAAAACAGAAGCAATCAGTGGAAGATGTCATTGCTGAGCATCAAAAAATTTTAGAGGTCCTCGGAAAATTTGAGACTCTAAAGGGAAAATTTGTCAGTCATCTGCCACATCCAGAAGTCCTCTCTGAAGTAAATAAGTCTTTTAATCCAGATTCGGAATTGAAGAAGTTGAACCGACAAGTCGAAACTTCTGAAACAGAGAAGCATAATCCAGAGAAAGTGCATTCGAAAGTTAAGGAGTTGCAAGCTAATTCTGCCACTTCTTCCATGTCTGATTTGGCAGAGAAGGTTGATGAACTTGTTGATAAAGTCATATATTTGGAAAGCGCACTCTCTTCCCAGAATGCTTATGTAAATAGATTAAGAGCAGAGACAAATGAACTTTATTCACATCTGACCAAAGCGGAAGAGGAGAAGGGGAGTTTGGTCGAAGATTCAGAGAGCATGAGCAAGAGGATAAGACAACTGGAGGAAGAACTTCTCAGAGTTCAAAATCTCAAACACCACCAACCTCATCTTACTGAAGCAAGTTGCAGTTTTGATGATCTCTCTGAGAAATTGCTCAataagaagcaagatgaagatgTCAAAGATACTTTGCAATCCAATAAAGTAATCGGCGTTTCGGCTGTCGATAAGGCAAAGCAGTTTCAAGCTCACGAAGCAGTCATTCCTGGAGCAAATGTTCTGGGGAGCTCCATAGGTACAAGCACTAAGGATTGTCTAAAGAAAGAAGTCTTGCAAGAACAGGAGGGTTGTCTTGACATTGACCAGCAAAACCTTGTTGAAAGCCACTTGAGCAACGATGCTCGAGATGGACAGACGGGTGTGGCTTTAGAAGCTAACCAGGGTGTTTCAGGTGTCTATAAGGCAAAGCAGTTTCAGGTTCATGAAACGATCATTGCAGAAAGAAATGTGCTAAGTATCTCCAAAGGTGTTAGTACTAACGATGGTCTGAAGAAAGAAGGCTTGCAACAACCGGAAGGTTGTCTTGAAGATGTCCAGCAAAACTATGCGGAAAGCCACTCGAGCAACGATCCTCGAGATGGAAAGTGGGTTGGCACTTTAGAAGCTAACCACGGAGTTTCAGGTGTCGATAAGGCAAAGCAGTTTCAGGTTCATGAAGCAGTCATTCCGGGAGCAAATGTTGTAGGTATCTCCAAAGGTGTTAGTACTAATGACGGTCTAAAAAAAGAAGGCTTGCAAGAACAGGAGCGTTGTCTTGAAATTGACCACCAAAACTATGCGGAAAGCCACTCGAGCAACGATACTCAAGATGGAAAGAGGGTTGGCACTTTAGAAGCTAACCACAGAGCTTCAGGTGTTGATAAGGCAAAGCAGTTACAAGTTCATGAAGCAGTCATTCTTGGAGCAAATGTTCAAGGTATCTccaaatgcgcaagtagtaaagAGGGTATGAAGAAAGAAGTCTTGCAAGAACAGGAGTGTTGTCTTGAAATTGACCGGCAAAACTGTACTGAAAGCCACTCACGCAATGATACTCAAGAGGGACAGACGGCTGGCACTTCAGAAGCTAACCAGGGCATTTCAGGTGTCGATAAGGCAAAGCAGTTTCAGGTTCATGAAGCCATCACTCCTGGAGCAACTGTTCAAGGTATCTCCAAAGGTGTAAATAGTAAGGGAGGTCTGAAGAAAGAAGTCTTGCAACAACCGGCAGGTTGTCTTGATGACCACCAAAACCACGTTGGAAGCCACTTGAGCAACGATCCTCGAGATGGACGGACGTGTGGCACTTTAGAAGCTAACCAGGGATCAGGGTTGACAGACAAAGAGACCACTACTACCCCTCGTCTGGTGGCATCACAAGGTGTACGTGTGAGGGAGAAATTGAAGACAGACATATGTGCAGATCAAGATCATTCTGGAAAAGCTGAATATACTATGTACGCCGACTCCAAAGTCGGTAATGCCTATAATAGTTTTCAGTCTGAAGAAGCTGCTGCCAATCAACAAAACTATTATAAAGGAACTGAGTATGTCAAATCTCATGGTTATGACGTaatgatttcaaaacaaatgagAGCTGGAGAGGAAGCAAAGAAACAAGATAACCTCATCCCATTTGAAGGTAAAGAAGAAAAGTTTCCAAAAGCCAATCATCATGACCAAGACAATTTTACCAAAAATGGCCCTTTAGAGGAAGCAGCAGATGTTGGGATAGAAAAAGGTTTTGACAGAAGTCAACACGGGCATGTCGAGCAAAGGTGGACAAATGATATTGCTAACAGAAGTGACGATTTTCCCGGTTCTGCTCCTGTTAATCAGAAGGATTCCAAAGAAAGTGAATGCATCACATCTCCTGGTTGTGATGCAATGATCTCAAAGCAAATCAGAATGGGAGAGGAAGCAAAGAAACAGGATATTTGGCATAACCTCATCAAAGGTAAAGCAGAAAAGCTGTCCATATCCGACCTTCAGTATGATCATGACGATTTAACAAAAACTGGTACTGCAAAGGATGCAGAAGAAGTTGAGATAGAAAAAGGATTTGACAAAAGTCAAGACGTGCATGTTACAGACCATGGCTCAGCCACCAGGAAAAATGTCGGGAAGGTCGAGCAAACAGGCACAAAGAATCTTGCAGACAGAAGGGACGTTTTTCCCAGTTCTATCAAAGATAAAGAAGAAAAGCTTTATAAAACCAACCATCAGGATCACCTGAATGATATTTTCCAAGACGCACCATCAACGGATTCTCCAGATGTCAATATGGAGAGAGGATTTGTTGGCAGTGAAAGCTTTCATATTTCAAATGATGACTTGGCCACAAAACGACATGTGAATAAGGAAAAGCAAGCTAGGGCAAAAGATGCTGCAGACAAGCGTGATCATTTGAACATTTCTGTTGAAGGTAAAGAAGAAAAGCTttacaaaaccaaccaccaaaatTATACAACGGATTGTTCCCAAAATTCTCTATTGAGGGATTCTCCAGAGGTTAAGATGGAAATGAGGTTTGGTGAAAGCGATCAACATGTTTCAGATGATGAATCCGCAATCAGAAGAGATACGAGAATGGAAGAGCAAGCTGACGCCACAGCTATTGCAGAGAAGAGTGATCGTTTGCACATTCCCCCGGAAGGTAAAgaagaaaatattcagaaatcCAACCACCCGAATTACCAGTATGATCTCCCTATAAGGAATGCTGCCGACATCAAGATGGAGAAGGAATTTCGTGAAAGGGAACACATAAATATTTCAGATGATTTCTCAGCTATCAGAGAAGAGAAAACAGACGACCTAGCAG TGAGGGACGATCCACATGCAGAGATGGAGGAATCCGACAAAAGTCAGTCTTTGCGTTCATCCAATGATTCAGCTATCTCAAAAGATGTTAGAGTTGAACAGCAAGCAAGCAGAATAAACATTGCAGACAAGAGTGCTTCTTCTACAAGCGAAGAGGGGAAAATCTCTTCCGATCAAGGAAGTTATTTCAATGATCTATTGCAGGCTAGTCCATCTGGAGCTACTCAAGATGACATTTCAGGAAGGGGATTCAAGGAAGATGTTCATACAACGAATCCTCCTCGTCATGATTCAATTTTCTTTAAAGACACGGAGATACAACTTCAGAAGCTGGAATATGATCCTTCCAATTCAGAGAATTACCTTGATAACATCCAGGTGAAAGGTCAAGGAAGCACTCTTCGGAAGTCCACTCCAGAAAAATCAGACCAAGATGAAGGTACAGGAGCATCCATTAGTGGCTCAGGGACCTCAATCGCTATGAACGACAAAGGTAGAGAGAAGGTAGGTGATGATCATGATGTCAATGTAGCGGTTGGATCTGCCACAGAAAGCTTCTCCAAATTGAATGAAAGCAAGCAATCAGATAATTCTTTAAGAAAAATGGAATTCCGGAACAATATCAAGTCAGAGGAGCAAAATAATGATTTCATTCAAGTAAAAACAGATGGCGACTTTCCACAATCCAATTGGCATAACCAACTTGAAAAACATTCAGCAAAGGTCCAAGTGAGAGAGATTCCAAGCACTGGCCCTGATAACGAGCTAGAAGAATGGGAAAGTATTTTAGATAATCTTCCATCCGTCTTAAAAGATAGTAAGAGAGAAGACCTACACAAGGATGAATTCCCAGATCAAG CTGTTGCAGGGAATCAAGAGTTCAGAACAGTTCACAATGGGCTCTACATGGAACAAGATGAATCGGGATTAGAGGATGACCAACCAAACTGGAGAGAACTGTTCCTAAACAGCCTGGATGACAGAGAGAAGATACTACTTGAGGAGTACACATCAGTTCTTAGAAATTTCAAGGGTGTGAAGAAGAAACTCAATGATGCGGAGAAGAAAAGGAGAGCGAGCCACTTCCAATATGTTGTGCAGATGAAAGTTCTAAAGAATGCTAATGCCTTGAAGGATGCACAGATTCTGTCCTTACAGCACAGATTGAACTTGCTTCAGTCAAACGATGCTGAAACAGAATTTTTGGGTAAAGCACTCTCACATTCCACTGACATGAGACCGGAAGAAACTGCACCAGAAGAGACAAGAATCTTAGATATTGGGGAGGATGACGGAGATATCAAAGTTACTGATGTTGATGAAACACACTCCTTCACCACTGTTGAGGAGAAAGTACGGATGGATATTGATGATTTGCTGGAGGAAAACATAGAGTTGTGGCTCAGATTTAGCACCTCATTCCATCAACTACATAAGTTCCAAACTTCAGTTCAGGATCTACAAGCTGAAATAAAGAAAGTGAAGGAAGAATGCAATCAAGATACAGTTCAACCACAGTCGCTACTCTCAGGCATCCGACCAATCTATAGACATCTAAGAGAGATACAAACTGAGTTGACATTGTGGTTGGACCATAATGCAATGCTGAAAGATGACTTACAGCACAGGTTATCATCTCTATCTAATATTCTCGATGTGATAACAAGATTGTCAAAGTCAGGGTCTAAAGAGAATGATACAGTGCTGAATGCCTATCAAGCAGCAAAATTTCAAGGTGAGATTTTAAACATGAAGCAGGAGAACAATAAGCTAGCAGGTGAACTCGAAGTAGCCATTGAATGTATACGGAAACTCCAAGATGAGATCCGGAGCACATTGTCAAACCTGGACGAAGAACTTGGGCTGAAAAACCAACAAGCAAGGCCTCGATCTAGAATTCCCCTGAGGTCCTTCTTGTTTGGAGTGAAGTTGAAGAATAAGAGGCCATCCATATTTTCCTGTGTAAATCCAGCATTGCAGAAACAGTACAGCGATTTAACAGCAGTACCAAaatag